The following are from one region of the Desulfuromonas acetexigens genome:
- a CDS encoding DUF4911 domain-containing protein translates to MEIFEKRHFLLPRAEIGYLRFILESYDGLAFVRTLDPRQALVEIAFPCSRRQDAETLLAALAGECAMQSVPPPEPGHYPEIL, encoded by the coding sequence ATGGAAATCTTCGAAAAACGCCACTTCTTACTGCCTCGGGCCGAAATCGGCTATCTGCGCTTTATCCTCGAAAGTTACGATGGTCTGGCCTTCGTCCGCACCCTCGATCCCCGGCAGGCGCTGGTCGAAATCGCCTTTCCCTGTTCGCGACGGCAAGATGCCGAAACCCTGCTCGCCGCCCTGGCCGGCGAATGCGCCATGCAAAGCGTGCCGCCGCCCGAGCCCGGGCACTATCCCGAGATCCTTTGA
- a CDS encoding hydrogen-dependent growth transcriptional repressor: protein MGRAVNQPKKYIVSCRINGNEMETLNKIAQEAGTNISDLLRQSIFRLEQDLRAGL from the coding sequence ATGGGAAGAGCCGTTAACCAACCGAAAAAATACATCGTCTCCTGCCGGATCAACGGCAACGAAATGGAGACCCTGAACAAGATCGCCCAGGAAGCGGGCACCAATATCAGCGACCTGCTGCGCCAGAGCATTTTCCGTCTGGAACAGGATCTGCGCGCCGGCCTCTGA
- a CDS encoding DUF1015 domain-containing protein, giving the protein MPFAALALQVPTLLLPRADIDPTRWAVIACDQYTSQPEYWHEVERLAEGHPSTLHLIFPEVYLDEAESAARIDAINETMERYLAEGILEAQPPGFMLVERQTETGAARMGLMVALDLEAYDYRPGSTSLIRATEGTILDRLPPRIRVREKAPIELPHIMVLIDDPEMTVIEPLAEFELPLAYDFPLMLGGGHLRGRRVADPAVIARVGQALERLADPRRFAERYQVEDRPVLLYAMGDGNHSFATAKAIWEKIKSEASDQEAIMDHPARFALVELVNVHDPGLEFEAIHRVLFNVDFDRLLHQAETYYRQHGAGFSCEFCNDLDALPEKSRRLEADDRQLLPFIAGDRCGLLVIDRPPSHLEVATLQGFLDEALTGQPNSRIDYIHGEGSVTALGKRPGNVGFYLPAICKREFFKSIILDGALPRKTFSMGDADEKRFYMECRKIAP; this is encoded by the coding sequence ATGCCCTTTGCCGCCCTTGCCCTTCAGGTGCCGACCCTACTTCTCCCCCGGGCCGATATCGATCCGACCCGGTGGGCGGTGATCGCCTGCGACCAATATACCTCGCAGCCCGAATACTGGCATGAAGTCGAGCGCCTGGCCGAAGGCCATCCCTCGACCCTCCACCTGATCTTCCCCGAGGTCTATCTCGACGAGGCAGAGAGTGCCGCGCGCATCGACGCCATCAACGAGACGATGGAACGCTATCTCGCCGAAGGGATTCTCGAAGCCCAGCCGCCGGGGTTCATGCTCGTCGAACGGCAGACAGAGACAGGCGCGGCGCGCATGGGGCTGATGGTTGCACTCGACCTCGAAGCCTACGACTACCGGCCCGGTTCGACCTCGCTGATCCGCGCCACCGAGGGGACGATCCTCGATCGCCTCCCCCCCCGTATCCGGGTGCGGGAGAAGGCGCCCATCGAGCTGCCGCACATCATGGTGCTGATCGACGATCCCGAGATGACCGTCATCGAGCCCTTGGCGGAGTTCGAACTGCCCTTGGCCTACGATTTCCCCTTGATGCTGGGCGGCGGCCATCTGCGCGGCCGGCGGGTGGCCGATCCGGCCGTCATCGCCCGGGTCGGGCAGGCCCTGGAACGTCTGGCCGATCCGCGTCGCTTCGCCGAGCGCTATCAGGTCGAAGACCGGCCGGTGCTCCTTTACGCCATGGGGGACGGCAACCACTCCTTCGCCACCGCCAAGGCGATCTGGGAAAAAATCAAAAGCGAGGCGTCTGACCAGGAAGCGATCATGGATCACCCGGCTCGTTTTGCCCTGGTCGAACTGGTCAACGTTCACGATCCGGGGCTGGAGTTCGAGGCGATCCACCGGGTGCTCTTCAATGTCGATTTTGACCGCCTGCTGCACCAGGCCGAGACCTACTACCGGCAGCACGGCGCCGGATTCTCCTGCGAATTCTGTAACGACCTGGATGCCCTGCCGGAGAAGAGCCGACGCCTGGAGGCAGACGACCGTCAGCTTCTGCCCTTTATCGCCGGCGACCGATGCGGTCTGCTGGTGATCGACCGGCCGCCGTCCCATCTGGAAGTGGCTACCCTGCAGGGCTTTCTCGACGAGGCCCTGACCGGGCAACCGAACAGCCGCATCGATTATATCCACGGCGAGGGGAGCGTCACCGCCCTCGGTAAGCGTCCGGGCAACGTCGGTTTCTATCTGCCGGCGATCTGCAAGCGCGAATTTTTCAAGAGCATCATTCTCGACGGGGCGTTGCCGCGCAAGACCTTCTCCATGGGGGATGCGGACGAAAAGCGCTTTTACATGGAATGTCGGAAGATCGCGCCCTGA
- the ald gene encoding alanine dehydrogenase: MIVAVPKEIKTHEYRVGLTPAGARALVEDSHRVLVQIGAGTGAGIEDADYEAAGAELTADAAELYAAAEMVVKVKEPLPAEYPLLRPKQLLFTYLHLAPDPKLTQALLEREVTGVAYETVELADGFLPLLHPMSEVAGRMSVQIGAHLLQREQGGKGQLLGGVPGVRSARVVILGAGTVGGNALRIAVGMGADVRIIDIDSRRLAALDDHYGNRIQTLMSNSQTIEEEVRGADLVIGAVLVAGARAPILVRRSLVAAMTAGSVIVDVAVDQGGCVETIHPTTHDQPSYAVDGVIHYGVANMPGAVSRTSTFALTNATLPYVRRIAGQGLAEAAKADAALHKGINTLGGKLCSRPVAEAQGLNWSPCPL, from the coding sequence ATGATCGTTGCCGTTCCCAAGGAAATCAAAACCCACGAATACCGGGTCGGATTGACCCCGGCGGGGGCGCGCGCCCTGGTCGAGGACAGTCACCGGGTACTGGTTCAGATCGGTGCCGGAACCGGCGCCGGGATCGAGGACGCCGACTACGAGGCGGCCGGCGCCGAACTGACGGCCGACGCCGCAGAACTCTATGCCGCCGCCGAGATGGTCGTCAAGGTCAAAGAACCTCTCCCCGCCGAGTATCCCCTGCTGCGCCCCAAGCAACTACTTTTTACCTATCTGCATCTCGCTCCCGACCCGAAATTGACCCAAGCCCTTCTGGAGCGGGAAGTGACCGGCGTCGCCTACGAGACGGTGGAGTTGGCCGACGGCTTTCTCCCCCTGCTCCATCCCATGAGCGAGGTAGCCGGGCGCATGTCCGTCCAGATCGGCGCGCACCTGCTGCAGCGGGAACAGGGGGGCAAGGGACAACTGCTCGGCGGCGTTCCCGGCGTACGGTCGGCCCGGGTGGTTATTCTCGGCGCCGGCACCGTCGGCGGCAACGCCCTGCGCATCGCCGTCGGTATGGGCGCCGATGTGCGCATCATCGATATCGACAGCCGGCGCCTCGCTGCCCTCGACGACCATTACGGCAACCGTATTCAGACCTTGATGAGCAACTCCCAGACCATCGAAGAGGAGGTACGCGGCGCCGACCTGGTCATCGGCGCGGTGCTCGTCGCCGGAGCCCGGGCGCCGATTCTGGTGCGCCGCTCCCTCGTTGCCGCCATGACCGCCGGCAGCGTGATCGTCGATGTGGCCGTCGATCAGGGCGGTTGTGTCGAAACCATCCACCCCACCACCCACGATCAGCCGAGCTATGCGGTGGACGGGGTCATCCATTACGGCGTGGCCAATATGCCGGGAGCGGTGAGCCGCACCAGCACCTTCGCCCTGACCAACGCGACCCTCCCCTACGTGCGCCGCATCGCCGGACAAGGCCTGGCCGAAGCGGCCAAGGCGGATGCAGCCCTGCACAAAGGGATAAACACTCTTGGCGGCAAACTGTGCAGCCGACCCGTAGCCGAAGCCCAGGGGCTGAACTGGAGCCCCTGCCCCCTTTAG